The Euwallacea fornicatus isolate EFF26 chromosome 5, ASM4011564v1, whole genome shotgun sequence genome includes the window GCACTCGGTCTGTTCCGCCACAGttctttttattataagtGGGTCCCTTTGTAGTGCCCAAGGGCTTAGTCCCGATCCACTCAGCAGAATCACCCTGTGCAGCAATTCTGAAATAAAGAGCGCAATATAATAAATCGCGTACAGTTCGTACTATAATTTAACAACTAAACCATCAATAAATTGACCATAGTGGCAGGAGAAACATTGAGCGAACCGAAGGGAATAATGCAAGATATAGATGTGAAAATGATGTTTTGCTCGATGCTCATATAACACTAGAAATACCCGCTGCTTTGTCAGAATGTTTATtggaaacatttattttcaaactggGGTTAACAAGGACCTTTACTGCTCCTCTAAAACCCTTGTAAAAAGCACTTTGGAGGGAATTGTTAAATCTGTAAATCACGATGAGCGAGAGATTTTGTTATAAATGCCAAAGCAGATTTACAGCGTTTTATGTCCTTTACTGCCATAAGATAAGACGTACAAAGAGACGAATCTAGCACGCAGATTTTGATCTTCCAAGATATTGCGAAAgtgagaaataatttcatggaTAATTggcttttgagatttttttaggaaaatttcagTACTCTGGAAGAGTTAAATAATTCTTGACCATTTGCTTGTTCGAGATTAAACAAACTCGCGATGGTATACAGTGTGCAACATTTGACAtggaatatcgaaatatctcgaatacTAGGCAtgttataaagaaatatttagcaTCAAGCTGCAATCGCTCTGAGGGGGAAACGTCTTGGTGTTAAAGCTGATTTCCCTCCATCTCCTTGTGGGCGCGATGGGGTTTAGCTGTTCAATTTTATACGCGAGCCCCACTTTTTAACATACTCGGATAAACGgctaaaagaaagaaaaaattgtccgaaccatttttttccattcgtGCTAGAAAACgctacatttaattaaattcaattaaaatcttaaattgcaacttccacttttaaaaaaatcctattgagcaaaaaaattctatggAAACGAAACGTGACGAATAAACagtaagataaaaaaataaaacatttatttttaaacattttgttgttaataGGGCTTCACGTTGGAATATCTGACCGTAGAAGATCAAATCGAAATGGTTTTGGTGTATGGAGAAGTTGAGAGCCACTTAAAAATGGTGCCAATATCTACGCCCAGCGTTTTCTAGCATGAGTCGAATATTtcgaacaaatttttattatttttacccGTATTATCTAagtctacaaaaaaaaatgggagtTCCCgtttagaattaaaaagttaacccCCACTCCGCCCACGCGGGAGGTGGAGGAGAGTCGACTTTAGCAGCAATACTTTTCCCTTTCGGGTGATTAAAGCTTGATACTAAACATTTCCTCATAGCATGCCTAGTACTTGAGATAATTCGATATTCCTGGTTAAATCTTACACACTGTATTTCCGAATATCTGCAACTGTCCTATTTGCCAGAGTTATACAGTGCGTCCCTCCAAGCCCGAAATCGCACGTACGTGTGTAGCCTGAAAGGACAGAAGGAAAAAAGAGGAACCACCAGCATGCATCACCTCAACACCCCGTGGAAACACTCAATATTTTCGCAATTACGGTGCTGAGTTCAGGGTGAGATAATTCTCGGGCGAGAATGTTGAAAAAGTCTTCGTGACAAGCCCGTAAAAGAAATCCAGCTCTGATTGCTGATAAGGAAATTATTATGTTGATCGGTAATTAGGCgtaagagttcgtcgatgtcaAATATTACTCGGGTATGctgattttttgataattttatttcagctaGATCTGCTATGTGCTGCATTGTACTGACTTATGGCCGGTAAATGCTGCGTATGCGAtgattccaaaaaatattctatgCATCGGCAAGTCCAGCAAGTGATACTTTATCGCATACTAATTGTAACCGGACGATTTCAGTTAAATACAACATTAACCCTCTTATGCACATGTGCTGTAAGAAAATGCACCTCAGTCATGTTACCATCAAACGcccacaaaatttttgaatactcAAAAATGCCACTTTGATTTGTGAGCGATAAAAGTGGAACCGTGAAGCGTTACTTTTGGTTCGCAAATAATCTTATAACaatctaatttaaataataccaaCATTGTTCTAAAACTACAATAAAACGAACGGGAttttaatagaaacaaaaTACGCTTTATTGCttattttcagataaaatACATGTTAACAATGTTATCTTGATAcgtatttttaattgagtaATAAGTTTATGTAGTTGTAAAATATCGACGATAAACACCTCGGATAAAATTTTGGTAATCAAAAAGGATATAAGATTGTCTGAAAGTGTCTCAACCCATGCGCGAATATAGATAGATTGGAGAACGGGCTCGTAATGTTGAATTCGGAGGACTTCCTGTTGTAGTCGGGATTGTGGATTCAATGGGAATAGTGGTCGTTAAATCTGTGGTAGAGGTTACCATGACGGTACTTGTCGTAGCAATGGGCGTGGTTGCTTCAGAAGTTGAATTAGTTTCCATAATAGCGGTAGAGGTGATTATTGTCGTAAGTTTGGGTTTTAGATGTGTTATGTTGTTTAGAGTGAAGATCATTTTAACCAGTGAATCGGATGCATTTTTCTCGACCTCACCTTTTGTGTATTTGTATGTCTCCCTTTCCTCCCCTTCGCGAAACAATCCACGACAAATATATCTAAAAATCGAATATTACACTTTGTCCTCAACAAATCTACTCTAAACTGACCTTCGAAGCTCGTTGCAGTACAAATTATTAAAGCCCATTCCACTATGgtaattttcccttttaaaTTCAATACAATTTTCCCCTGAAAAGCTATTCGGTTCGCCTTGTAACCATCCACTTTTGCCTACCGGGCTCCCATCTATCCAGGAAAAATCACCATCTGTTTTTTTGAAACCTCCAATCCAATAACCAGCTAAAAATTGCTACATGTTAATAGATTTAACAAACATGTTGTGAGTTTCCAGCTTTTAGTAAGATTTGGAACATTCAGTGCATGCACGAGTACGtataattttcaagttttaaaacattagGATTAACATAGGACTTAGAGTAGTCATTGGAGCTCCAACGCAGACTATAATGGCTATGTTGTACAGTTCAAACTTGCGGCTTTATAAATTAGGTTAACAGAAAACACCTCGAAAGCATTTCAGACAAAGCGTACCGTCTTCCCATCTACGGCTGATGTGACTGAAGTAACCCGGCGAGGTGTCATTTTTAAGTTGTGTCTGAGGATATACCAAACTGACGAGAGCTACTTGGTTCGAAACCAGTTTTCACGGTATTCTAGTCCATCGCTTCTCGATGGATAGGCGAggacataatgtaatattataTCTCAATCACGTTAAATAGGGACCCGTTGTTTCTCCTATGATCCACTTACAGTATGTATCAGAAGGTAGATA containing:
- the LOC136339537 gene encoding uncharacterized protein, which codes for MCHLKLLNIYLVILWNLNSATSIYLPFNIHSANLKSKEYGVDYSEHPGILDFTYDNKYLVSNKKLTWFDAQQACSMLGLHLIYPRNYYDRINITFHISMNYLPSDTYSGYWIGGFKKTDGDFSWIDGSPVGKSGWLQGEPNSFSGENCIEFKRENYHSGMGFNNLYCNELRRYICRGLFREGEERETYKYTKGEVEKNASDSLVKMIFTLNNITHLKPKLTTIITSTAIMETNSTSEATTPIATTSTVMVTSTTDLTTTIPIESTIPTTTGSPPNSTLRARSPIYLYSRMG